A genomic region of Trichothermofontia sichuanensis B231 contains the following coding sequences:
- the gyrB gene encoding DNA topoisomerase (ATP-hydrolyzing) subunit B — MTTDYGAEQIQVLEGLEPVRKRPGMYIGSTGPRGLHHLVYEVVDNSVDEALAGYCTHIVVDLNADGSVTVRDDGRGIPTDIHPRTGKSALETVMTVLHAGGKFGGGGYKVSGGLHGVGISVVNALSEWVEVTVWRDRKVHKQRYERGVPVTELMTEPAQDNRTGTQVSFMPDAQIFTTGIEFDYATLAGRLRELAYLNAGVEIRFTDHRQAQPRQDIFHYAGGIREYIAYMNVDKQVLHEEVIYVQGERNGVQVEVALQWCADAYNDNLLGFANNIRTIDGGTHLEGLKAVLTRTINTIARKRNKLKENSPNLGGENVREGLTGVISVKVPNPEFEGQTKTKLGNTEVRGIVDSLVGEALTEYLEFRPAIADAVIDKAIQAFNAAEAARRARELVRRKSVLESSTLPGKLADCSSRDPSESEIYIVEGDSAGGSAKQGRDRRFQAILPLRGKILNIEKTDDAKIYKNAEIQALITALGLGIKGEEFDVSQLRYHRIIIMTDADVDGAHIRTLLLTFFYRYQRSLVDQGYIYIACPPLYKVERGRNHYYCYSDRELQERLSSFPENANYTIQRFKGLGEMMPEQLWDTTMNPETRTLKRVEIEDAAEADRIFTVLMGDRVAPRREFIETYGPKLNLTDLDI, encoded by the coding sequence ATGACCACAGACTACGGTGCCGAACAGATTCAGGTACTTGAAGGGCTTGAACCCGTTCGCAAGCGTCCGGGAATGTATATTGGCAGCACTGGGCCACGGGGATTGCATCACCTAGTATACGAAGTGGTGGATAACTCCGTCGATGAGGCGTTGGCGGGATACTGCACCCACATTGTTGTGGATCTCAATGCCGATGGGTCGGTCACGGTGCGGGATGATGGCCGAGGGATTCCCACCGATATTCACCCGCGGACCGGCAAGTCGGCCCTGGAAACAGTGATGACGGTTCTTCATGCGGGCGGTAAGTTTGGGGGCGGAGGTTATAAGGTCTCCGGCGGCTTACATGGGGTAGGGATCTCGGTCGTCAATGCCCTCTCGGAATGGGTTGAGGTGACGGTCTGGCGCGATCGCAAGGTCCATAAACAGCGCTACGAACGCGGCGTTCCCGTTACCGAACTGATGACAGAACCTGCTCAGGACAACCGCACGGGCACCCAGGTCAGCTTTATGCCCGACGCCCAGATTTTCACCACGGGGATCGAATTTGATTACGCTACCCTAGCGGGTCGGTTACGGGAACTGGCCTACTTGAATGCAGGGGTTGAAATTCGCTTTACCGATCACCGTCAGGCGCAACCGCGTCAAGACATCTTCCACTACGCCGGCGGCATTCGGGAATACATTGCTTACATGAATGTCGATAAGCAAGTCCTGCACGAGGAAGTGATCTATGTTCAGGGCGAACGCAATGGCGTCCAGGTCGAGGTGGCACTCCAGTGGTGTGCCGATGCCTATAACGATAATTTGCTGGGGTTTGCCAATAACATCCGCACGATCGATGGCGGTACCCATTTAGAGGGGCTAAAGGCCGTCCTCACCCGCACGATCAATACCATTGCTCGGAAGCGCAATAAGCTCAAGGAAAACAGTCCAAATCTAGGGGGGGAAAATGTCCGCGAAGGCTTAACGGGCGTGATTTCGGTCAAGGTTCCCAATCCCGAATTTGAGGGGCAAACCAAGACTAAACTGGGCAACACTGAGGTTCGGGGGATTGTCGATTCGTTGGTAGGAGAAGCCTTAACGGAATATCTAGAATTTCGGCCTGCGATCGCGGATGCCGTCATTGATAAGGCCATCCAAGCCTTTAATGCTGCTGAAGCGGCCCGTCGGGCGCGGGAGTTGGTGCGTCGTAAATCGGTATTGGAATCCTCAACGTTACCAGGTAAATTAGCCGATTGCAGTTCTCGTGATCCATCGGAATCAGAAATTTATATTGTGGAAGGCGATTCCGCTGGTGGGAGCGCCAAGCAAGGTAGAGATCGTCGTTTCCAGGCCATTTTACCTCTACGCGGGAAAATTCTCAATATTGAGAAAACTGATGATGCCAAGATCTACAAAAATGCGGAAATTCAAGCCTTAATTACCGCTCTGGGGTTAGGGATTAAGGGCGAAGAGTTCGATGTATCCCAGTTGCGTTACCATCGCATCATAATTATGACTGATGCTGATGTAGATGGCGCTCACATTCGGACACTGTTGCTGACTTTTTTTTATCGCTATCAACGATCGCTAGTGGATCAGGGTTATATCTACATTGCCTGTCCTCCCCTCTATAAAGTCGAGCGGGGCCGTAATCATTATTATTGCTATAGCGATCGCGAACTTCAGGAGCGGCTGAGTAGCTTTCCGGAAAATGCCAACTACACGATCCAGCGCTTTAAAGGGTTAGGGGAAATGATGCCCGAACAGTTATGGGATACCACCATGAACCCGGAAACCCGCACGCTCAAACGGGTTGAAATTGAAGATGCTGCCGAAGCCGATCGCATTTTTACGGTACTGATGGGCGATCGCGTCGCCCCGCGTCGGGAGTTCATTGAAACCTATGGTCCCAAGCTGAATCTCACTGATTTGGACATCTAG